A single region of the Zygotorulaspora mrakii chromosome 4, complete sequence genome encodes:
- the ATG2 gene encoding Atg2p (similar to Saccharomyces cerevisiae ATG2 (YNL242W); ancestral locus Anc_2.1) has protein sequence MGLWLPQMIQKRLLLYVLQQISVLSNIDLSNLHVSLGSSSQFSFDDLNLAVDDIKIPYLSLRSGSIKHLEIELTVSGGVSICGKGVLFVVKPLIDDQDNDPNSFSLTKSIHDLTNSIIQYSESDKHSFSVYKDPESDGSTSPLADSTESTSSSGKESEPIIAVGALENMKNKILNVALSKLMVRFENIKFRFLLEENIIEASLGEIELNTEDNNIRKVEIHDFKVVCVKNSEPNDTEYLSDDNMSNSVLYSSKEASSIYMSALEGLKSPPDGQEDSILEDNELSLGLTAIEHISISFQGLSSLDDLALRDLKVKIQNASIDLESLLTMSDTTIGFVSRVFTTRKTEDVPQASNLKGYKRFQKEQGILEGFDNLAVDMNYLSVHFGEGVSMVFNNMNYTCWENREQTMLIDTMTLKGDGIDLQSSPAPILRAVLNSNEVEINILHSLILKVDKLALGKLAKVQHRLQEFSVRNIRPPPKKSHASSRYKEERVYKFCAKPITVLLNIGAYQLYLSTSEIFSRLPNDIIKIKNVTIGRRTEQKDHSMVTLDDLSIIASKSRMQLISFDENFKESSLTSKMLVRVREIAVSHEFEHLKRLFLDFQDIHSIIKINDKKPNVDKHKVFMKRSVRILKSSNIVYKKTDQALYSIILDNVDIKIRSFYNEHFGDLQTNISSILLAASMDGSFFGFCKDFLCKRNTASQQEVLASSITTEDIKKPLIFFQAKANGKIKTILREMSLHYYAKWLDFFSSKSNDSSSEKSNLQNSIPWELKMINCSIKLHPYRIKPCLAIIMEHIHLTGRTAMEQVKIVAKNGAILLIDDVQNIKFVEKRHYPSLVNFYVYQGFSEVGKIDSVSIQSKRVANATSAKIKANNIGLSLCADSAHTLVQLFMDLKIPITFPDDEKYSLTVPSAIDVFKHIDSDFFCSSHIKKNSDCYENDEEDLIHVDSSFLDDDTNNQHQQVMKENYTIDTSSESTSSNMRLQESYLDTTIREDHESLTELKEHIDIVIELEVAKMTIKLFDGYDWKFTRKSISQKIEEIDRELKKRSETTNSNERLEGAIFDSIYISGNPSDSVDLKKRVNDEIQGEFMSGLGSRKADLHPSRYYKALVELNQLGLIFTGYPMGTPTRSESAGTAEVLNKCEILVQSFDVIDNVPTSTWNKLLTILRHEQWPLDRPMLNMNVCLLRPVDFLAATELRFDIKLAPLRLHVDQDTLDFLVKFGEFKDMRFELIDKYPDIPFIQKLTTNSVKLKLDYKPKKVDYSGLRSGHTSELMNFFILDGANITLKGVALYGISGFSELNTILKSVWTPDITSRQLPGVLKGFAPVKSILALGSGARALVSVPLAEYKQDRRLGRSLKQGCNVFVRTATGDFVKLGARLASGTQTVLESTEEFFGGDGAQGRLFKYDDPLMDINGLLEEDQLVGGSNPTIKGRGPAALVIDPSKCNEGEPKIVSLYADQPLDLHKGLEEAYSSLEKHMHLVYDVIWKTQGEIKDSRSGTAAAAVSVAKVAPVAIIRPLIGATEAIAKALQGISNQLDKEQVNDLNDKYKSRSGKK, from the coding sequence ATGGGACTCTGGCTACCACAGATGATTCAGAAGAGATTATTGCTATATGTCCTTCAACAAATATCAGTTTTATCAAATATTGATCTGTCGAATTTGCATGTATCGTTGGGATCTAGCTCGCAGTTTTCGTTTGATGATCTCAATTTAGCTGTTGATGATATTAAGATACCATATCTCTCTCTGAGAAGTGGATCGATCAAACATTTAGAAATCGAGCTTACTGTATCAGGTGGAGTGAGCATTTGTGGAAAGGGCGTGTTGTTTGTGGTAAAACCCTTAATTGACGACCAGGATAACGATCCcaactctttttctttaacAAAAAGCATCCATGATTTGACAAATTCGATAATACAATATTCTGAATCTGATAAGCATTCATTTAGTGTGTACAAAGATCCAGAATCGGATGGGAGTACTAGTCCTTTAGCTGATAGTACTGAAAGCACCAGTAGTAGTGGGAAGGAGAGTGAGCCAATTATTGCAGTTGGTGCACTAGAGAATATGAAGAACAAGATTTTAAATGTCGCATTATCCAAATTAATGGTGCggtttgaaaatatcaaatttagGTTTCTCTTGGAGGAGAACATAATTGAGGCCAGCTTGGGTGAAATAGAGCTGAATACCGAAGATAATAATATTCGTAAAGTGGAAATTCATGATTTTAAAGTTGTTTGTGTTAAGAATTCGGAGCCGAATGACACAGAGTACCTTTCTGATGATAATATGTCTAATAGTGTACTTTACTCATCGAAGGAAGCTTCATCAATTTATATGAGTGCTTTGGAAGGTTTAAAATCTCCTCCGGACGGTCAGGAAGACTCTATACTTGAAGACAATGAACTTTCTTTAGGTTTGACCGCTATCGAGCATATAAGCATCTCATTTCAGGGATTGTCTTCGTTAGACGATTTAGCTTTAAGGGATCTTAAGGTTAAAATACAGAACGCTTCCATTGACCTGGAGAGCTTGCTCACAATGAGTGACACTACAATAGGATTTGTTTCCCGAGTTTTTACAACAAGAAAAACGGAGGACGTACCGCAGGCTAGCAATTTGAAAGGCTATAAACGTTTTCAAAAGGAGCAAGGTATATTAGAAGGCTTTGACAATCTAGCTGTTGACATGAATTATCTATCCGTCCACTTTGGGGAGGGAGTGAGCATGGTATTTAACAATATGAACTATACTTGCTGGGAAAATAGAGAACAAACAATGTTAATTGATACAATGACACTGAAGGGTGATGGAATTGACCTTCAATCATCGCCAGCTCCAATTCTAAGAGCCGTATTAAATTCTAATGAAGTCGAAATCAATATACTGCACAGTTTGATTCTCAAAGTTGATAAGCTTGCTTTAGGTAAGCTTGCAAAAGTACAGCATCGCTTACAAGAGTTTTCAGTGAGAAATATACGCCCTCCTCCCAAGAAAAGTCATGCTTCATCGCGATATAAGGAGGAAAGAGTGTACAAATTTTGTGCAAAACCGATTACTGTCTTGTTGAACATCGGTGCTTATCAACTCTATCTCTCAACCTCAGAAATTTTCAGTAGGCTTCCCAATGACATTATTAAGATTAAGAATGTTACAATTGGTAGAAGAACTGAGCAAAAGGATCATTCAATGGTAACACTCGACGATCTGTCTATCATTGcatcaaaatcaagaatgcaattgatatcattcgatgaaaatttcaaggaATCCTCGCTAACAAGCAAGATGTTAGTAAGGGTGCGTGAAATTGCAGTTAGTCACGAATTTGAGCATTTAAAGCGACTTTTTCtggattttcaagatataCATTCcattatcaaaataaatgacAAGAAACCCAATGTGGATAAGCATAAGGTGTTCATGAAGAGAAGTGTCCGaatattgaaatcatcTAATATTGTGTACAAAAAAACAGATCAGGcattatattcaattattttgGATAATGtcgatatcaaaattagGTCTTTTTATAATGAGCATTTTGGAGACTTACAGACAAATATTTCCAGCATTTTGCTTGCTGCCAGCATGGACGGCAGtttttttggcttttgcaaagattttttatgTAAGAGAAACACTGCCAGTCAGCAAGAAGTACTGGCCTCTTCAATTACGACAgaagatataaaaaaacCTCTGATTTTCTTCCAGGCCAAAGCTAATGGTAAAATCAAGACTATACTCAGAGAAATGTCTCTTCACTACTATGCAAAGTGGCTTGATTTCTTTTCGAGCAAAAGCAATGATTCGAGCTCTGAAAAAAGtaatttacaaaattcCATTCCATGGGAGCTTAAAATGATTAACTGTTCGATAAAGCTTCACCCATATAGAATAAAACCATGCTTAGCAATTATTATGGAGCATATACATTTGACTGGACGAACTGCGATGGAGCAGGTTAAAATAGttgcaaaaaatggtgctattcttttgattgatgatgttcaaaatataaaatttGTCGAAAAGCGGCACTATCCTTCTCTTGTCAACTTTTATGTTTATCAAGGGTTCTCCGAAGTAGGCAAGATCGACTCTGTTAGTATTCAGAGCAAGAGAGTTGCGAATGCGACATCTGCTAAGATTAAAGCTAATAACATTGGCTTATCTCTTTGCGCTGACTCTGCACATACGCTTGTGCAACTTTTTATGGATCTCAAGATACCCATTACATTTcctgatgatgaaaagtatAGCCTCACTGTTCCATCTGCGATAGATGTCTTTAAGCATATTGACAgcgattttttttgttcatctcatattaaaaaaaattcagactgttatgaaaatgatgaggaagatTTGATTCATGTAGATAGCAGCTTTCTAGATGATGACACTAATAATCAGCACCAGCAAGTCATGAAAGAGAATTATACGATCGATACGTCGTCGGAGTCTACAAGTTCTAACATGAGGCTGCAAGAGTCCTACTTAGACACAACCATCAGGGAGGATCATGAATCGCTAACAGAATTAAAAGAACACATAGATATTGTAATTGAGTTAGAGGTGGCAAAAATGACaataaaactttttgatggGTACGATTGGAAGTTCACAAGGAAGTCAATATCACAAAAAATAGAAGAGATTGATCGCGAACTTAAGAAGCGCAGTGAAACTACCAACTCAAATGAGCGTCTAGAGGGTGCCATCTTTGACTCGATTTACATCTCGGGAAATCCTTCCGATTCAGTAGATCTGAAAAAGAGGGTCAATGACGAAATTCAGGGTGAATTTATGTCAGGTTTAGGGAGTAGAAAGGCAGACCTTCACCCTTCCCGCTATTATAAGGCATTGGTGGAATTGAACCAGTTGGGACTAATCTTCACAGGCTATCCAATGGGCACACCTACGCGTTCGGAATCAGCTGGTACCGCCGAAGTCCTCAACAAATGCGAGATTTTGGTACAAAGTTTTGATGTAATAGACAACGTACCGACTTCTACGTGGAATAAACTACTGACCATACTTCGTCACGAGCAATGGCCGCTGGATAGGCCAATGCTAAATATGAATGTTTGCCTGCTTCGGCCAGTTGACTTTTTGGCAGCCACAGAATTGAGATTCGATATCAAACTTGCCCCATTACGCCTCCATGTAGACCAGGATACTCTCGACTTTTTAGTTAAGTTTGGGGAATTTAAGGACATGAGGTTTGAACTGATTGATAAATACCCTGATATTCCCTTTATACAAAAGCTTACAACAAATTCTGTGAAGCTCAAACTCGACTATAAgccaaaaaaagttgactATTCTGGATTGAGGTCTGGTCATACTAGTGAATTGAtgaactttttcattttagACGGAGCAAATATAACTCTGAAGGGTGTGGCATTGTACGGAATAAGTGGCTTTTCGGAGCTCAATACAATTCTAAAATCTGTATGGACACCAGATATCACTTCAAGGCAATTACCAGGAGTCTTAAAAGGCTTTGCACCCGTTAAATCTATATTGGCTCTTGGCTCCGGGGCCAGAGCATTAGTTTCCGTACCATTGGCCGAGTATAAGCAAGACCGTAGACTGGGAAGGAGTCTTAAACAAGGGTGTAACGTATTTGTCAGGACAGCTACAGGTGACTTCGTAAAACTTGGTGCAAGGTTAGCTTCGGGGACTCAGACTGTATTGGAAAGCACAGAGGAGTTTTTCGGTGGTGATGGTGCACAAGGGAGACTTTTTAAGTACGATGATCCTTTGATGGATATCAACGGTTTACTGGAGGAGGATCAGCTTGTCGGAGGTAGCAATCCTACGATAAAAGGTCGCGGTCCTGCTGCATTGGTGATAGATCCCTCAAAATGTAACGAAGGAGAACCTAAAATAGTTAGTCTCTATGCTGACCAGCCCCTGGATCTACATAAAGGTCTCGAAGAAGCATATTCTTCACTCGAAAAGCACATGCATCTTGTTTATGACGTTATATGGAAAACTCAGGGTGAAATAAAAGATTCACGCTCAGGCACGGCTGCTGCCGCAGTCTCTGTCGCCAAAGTAGCGCCAGTCGCCATAATAAGACCTCTGATAGGGGCAACCGAGGCGATTGCAAAAGCACTTCAGGGCATCTCCAATCAACTTGATAAAGAGCAAGTGAATGATCTCAATGACAAATATAAATCAAGGAGTGGCAAGAAATAG